A DNA window from Candidatus Eremiobacteraceae bacterium contains the following coding sequences:
- the miaB gene encoding tRNA (N6-isopentenyl adenosine(37)-C2)-methylthiotransferase MiaB: protein MASIYLQTFGCQMNAADSNGLAHQAWTMGCTFTNDPAQADIIILNTCAIREKAETRVYGRLGQLKPFKDEHPDTKVLVAGCLAEKDRAIMRTKAPWIDALLGPREYNRFKQLLTEWGVPSDSPPPDTTFTMPSAEDDPGLDGPAQYAHFRALVNITRGCEKFCTYCIVPYTRGPLESLDPDEIESQVRREIRCGAKEITLLGQNVNSYYHEASGLDFSRLLMRIGRIEGLERLTFLTSHPKDFGPDVVDALAQLPNVAPRLHLPVQSASNSVLKAMARLYTIEEYLEKIAYFREKLPRWALTTDLIVGYPTETEEDFQCTLDLVNRGTFEYAFIFAYSPRAGTPAATMTPQVPADEKIRRLQRVNTAQNEMMRKFNESFLGETVRVLTQGPSKKDPTRMAGKSGHNATVIWPRDARTEGRAFVDVAVDQAFQWGLAGTAV, encoded by the coding sequence ATGGCTTCAATATACCTTCAGACGTTCGGTTGTCAGATGAACGCGGCCGACTCGAACGGCCTCGCGCACCAGGCTTGGACGATGGGCTGCACGTTCACCAACGACCCGGCGCAGGCTGATATCATCATCCTCAATACGTGCGCGATCCGCGAAAAGGCGGAAACGCGGGTCTACGGCCGCCTCGGGCAACTGAAGCCGTTCAAGGACGAACACCCCGACACAAAAGTGCTCGTGGCCGGCTGTTTAGCAGAAAAAGACCGCGCAATCATGCGCACCAAGGCGCCGTGGATCGACGCGCTCCTCGGTCCGCGCGAATACAATCGCTTCAAACAGTTGCTCACCGAGTGGGGCGTCCCGAGCGACTCGCCTCCGCCCGACACAACTTTCACCATGCCGTCCGCCGAAGACGATCCGGGTCTGGATGGGCCGGCCCAGTACGCGCATTTCCGAGCGCTCGTCAATATCACACGCGGCTGCGAGAAGTTCTGCACGTATTGCATCGTGCCGTACACCCGCGGTCCGCTCGAAAGTCTCGATCCCGATGAGATCGAGAGCCAGGTGCGGCGCGAGATCCGCTGCGGCGCCAAAGAGATCACCTTGCTCGGCCAAAACGTGAATTCGTACTACCATGAAGCGAGCGGTCTGGATTTTTCTCGCCTCCTCATGCGCATCGGCCGCATCGAAGGGCTGGAGCGGCTCACCTTTCTCACCTCGCATCCCAAAGATTTCGGGCCGGACGTCGTCGACGCGCTCGCGCAACTGCCGAACGTCGCACCACGATTGCATCTTCCGGTGCAAAGCGCGAGCAACAGCGTGCTCAAGGCGATGGCAAGACTTTACACGATCGAAGAGTATCTCGAAAAGATCGCATACTTCCGCGAGAAGCTGCCGCGCTGGGCGCTGACCACCGATCTCATCGTCGGCTACCCAACCGAGACTGAAGAAGATTTCCAGTGCACGCTCGACCTCGTGAATCGTGGAACTTTCGAATATGCGTTCATCTTCGCGTACTCGCCGCGCGCGGGCACGCCGGCCGCGACCATGACGCCGCAAGTCCCCGCGGATGAGAAGATCCGTCGTCTGCAGAGGGTCAACACGGCGCAAAACGAGATGATGCGCAAGTTCAACGAATCGTTTCTCGGCGAAACGGTGCGCGTGCTGACGCAAGGGCCGTCGAAGAAAGATCCGACTCGCATGGCCGGCAAGAGCGGCCACAATGCGACGGTGATCTGGCCGCGCGACGCGAGAACCGAGGGCCGCGCGTTCGTCGACGTCGCCGTCGATCAAGCGTTCCAGTGGGGTCTAGCGGGTACGGCGGTGTGA
- a CDS encoding PEGA domain-containing protein: MRQIACALVCACTVLTGSAIGRADPRPTPAATLAPHGGAYVTSLPSGAEVWMDGNYLGRTPAFVDDLLPGHHSLTVSRAGWNVQTAGVDVNVGQTTPISLVLQRIGPSPGQSDASKSPGFLSVRGTAGDNVFIDGARAGSLPLEAKSVQGGFHIVTVTGKSPGRITRVVDVFPDTLSVISVAAALSGSGNSGATDDVLASLASYLPGANVAISGDVIAIHGRGIELQCAVGSRDYTLNGKAATFTIAPAMVGGKVYLPLSLLQRLAPAH, from the coding sequence GTGCGACAAATAGCTTGCGCGTTGGTCTGCGCCTGTACGGTCTTGACCGGTTCCGCCATCGGCCGAGCCGATCCGCGTCCGACGCCGGCCGCCACGTTGGCGCCGCATGGGGGTGCGTACGTCACGTCGCTGCCCTCGGGTGCGGAAGTATGGATGGACGGCAACTATCTAGGGCGGACGCCTGCATTTGTCGACGACTTGCTGCCGGGGCATCACTCGCTCACCGTCTCACGCGCGGGATGGAACGTCCAGACCGCCGGAGTCGATGTGAACGTGGGCCAGACCACGCCTATAAGCCTCGTGCTGCAGCGAATCGGCCCGAGTCCCGGCCAATCCGACGCATCGAAGTCGCCGGGTTTTTTGAGCGTGCGAGGGACCGCAGGCGACAACGTGTTCATCGACGGTGCACGAGCCGGCTCGCTGCCGCTCGAAGCGAAGTCGGTGCAAGGCGGCTTTCATATCGTGACCGTCACCGGCAAGTCGCCAGGACGCATCACCCGCGTCGTCGATGTCTTTCCCGACACGTTGAGCGTGATCTCGGTCGCGGCGGCCCTAAGCGGATCGGGCAACTCAGGCGCGACCGATGACGTCCTCGCGTCACTCGCGTCATATCTGCCAGGAGCGAACGTGGCGATCTCCGGCGACGTGATCGCGATCCACGGCCGCGGCATCGAACTGCAGTGTGCGGTGGGGTCGCGCGATTACACCCTCAACGGCAAAGCGGCGACGTTCACCATCGCACCGGCGATGGTCGGCGGAAAGGTCTATCTCCCCCTATCGTTGCTTCAGCGCCTCGCGCCCGCCCACTAG
- a CDS encoding GntR family transcriptional regulator, whose amino-acid sequence MSAIFTVDPHSGVPIYLQLIAVVKRSVALGVLVPGEQLPTVKQLATTLTVNANTVARSYRELERDGVIETSPGRGSFVRGNGSQVASTKAATDSAAAAIDGAVREAKSMGLDRAGVTQLVEQVLERWYPAIDGREAS is encoded by the coding sequence ATGAGCGCGATCTTCACAGTCGATCCCCATTCGGGGGTCCCCATCTACCTCCAGCTCATCGCCGTCGTAAAGCGGTCGGTGGCGCTCGGGGTGCTGGTGCCCGGCGAGCAGTTGCCGACCGTGAAGCAACTCGCCACAACCTTGACGGTCAACGCGAATACCGTCGCCCGTTCGTACCGGGAACTCGAGCGCGATGGCGTGATCGAGACGAGCCCGGGCCGCGGATCGTTCGTGCGCGGAAACGGCTCACAAGTCGCTTCCACCAAAGCCGCCACCGACAGTGCGGCTGCGGCGATCGACGGCGCCGTGCGCGAGGCGAAATCCATGGGGCTCGATCGCGCGGGCGTCACACAACTAGTCGAACAAGTCCTCGAGCGCTGGTATCCGGCGATCGACGGGCGGGAGGCATCATGA
- a CDS encoding acyltransferase has protein sequence MKDRLVYVDGLRAIAVLGVVLSHAAKYSMSFINGGAPYHAMYEGAHGVDLFFVISGFCLSFPTLAAIRKGVGRPFDVAGFFARRIVRIVPPYWIAFVIVLAGSIGFVAAGYALPWPTVIMPPTVANGLMQLAFLTPGNNLVGSFWTLAVEFRWYLAFPLILWIWIRSPAVFAAVGAAALVLYATHETRIVDLATLPAFMLGIVAADMTIRRHRICAWAVVLCVPALLAALWLEPKGHLNFAYQDQIWWQAPFFFLILAAGANKPLQAILEFKPLVFIGVASYSIYLLHDPLMALYGEYGGTNPFACALIGVLSGVLFWWYCERPFVSAPLKGTLVSQITDIFHAVRRLLRIPGTIPSPAPAAAPLSSKL, from the coding sequence ATGAAGGACCGGCTTGTTTACGTCGACGGACTACGGGCAATTGCGGTGCTCGGCGTCGTCTTGAGCCACGCCGCGAAATACTCCATGTCGTTCATAAACGGAGGCGCCCCATATCATGCGATGTACGAAGGTGCACATGGTGTCGACCTCTTCTTCGTCATTTCGGGATTCTGCCTGAGCTTCCCGACGCTTGCCGCGATCCGAAAGGGTGTCGGACGACCTTTTGACGTTGCCGGATTCTTCGCCCGTCGGATCGTGCGCATCGTGCCGCCCTACTGGATCGCGTTTGTCATTGTCCTCGCTGGATCCATCGGATTCGTCGCCGCTGGCTACGCGCTTCCGTGGCCGACCGTCATCATGCCGCCAACGGTGGCGAACGGTTTGATGCAACTCGCGTTCCTCACGCCCGGGAACAACCTCGTCGGATCATTTTGGACCCTCGCGGTTGAGTTCCGTTGGTATTTGGCCTTCCCGCTAATATTGTGGATTTGGATCCGATCGCCGGCAGTGTTCGCAGCCGTTGGGGCCGCCGCGTTGGTGCTCTATGCGACCCATGAGACAAGGATCGTCGATCTTGCGACGCTGCCGGCATTCATGCTGGGCATCGTCGCCGCCGACATGACCATCCGGCGTCATCGGATTTGCGCGTGGGCCGTCGTCCTTTGCGTCCCCGCGCTTCTCGCTGCGCTTTGGCTCGAACCGAAGGGGCACTTGAATTTCGCCTATCAAGATCAAATCTGGTGGCAAGCGCCGTTCTTTTTTCTGATTCTCGCGGCCGGCGCGAATAAGCCGCTGCAGGCCATCCTCGAATTCAAACCGCTTGTTTTCATAGGCGTCGCCTCGTACAGCATCTACCTGCTGCACGATCCATTAATGGCACTTTACGGGGAATACGGTGGCACGAACCCGTTTGCATGCGCGCTTATCGGCGTACTTTCCGGCGTGCTATTTTGGTGGTATTGCGAGCGACCGTTCGTCTCTGCGCCGCTTAAGGGTACTCTCGTTTCGCAAATCACGGACATATTCCATGCCGTACGGCGTCTGCTTCGAATTCCCGGCACGATTCCGTCTCCCGCTCCTGCGGCAGCGCCGCTTTCGTCCAAGCTCTAG
- a CDS encoding sensor domain-containing diguanylate cyclase, translating into MADEKQKFQRFITYPLALAGVRWLAIVQALLLPISTPLPDLAWVFLLVYGIAATLLSLPAGSEIADTAGVLSRIRFAAVILLDIGAASAVGWYSGFSALVLIAALDAAAAPMINAIAALIASAVAYGLADGLSHPAAELASQIGLALTFGAVAYGAAAYGLVARRRSERQIRAINRVLEAGSDLGTKLALPEVLAQLVNMLKQFQESVPWQNVVVYIASFDAETKEDILRAEALAGPHADFYRGSKLRFGEGIVGYSAMEQRPLLVADLQREPRESGLPKPKAAHGCMVVPILSETQTIGCVVFTDNRPNAFTFEQQRLVDRLIRLASVGIQNALLHSKTVELAETDSMTGLLTNRAYQERLEGEFRKAQTARQSLSLLIIDVDFFKRINDTYGHPQGDELLRQLGEVLRQHARRVDICCRYGGDEFTIVMPETIKAEAAMVAGRIRQAVEEKMFALEQKLVNITVSIGVAGYPQDVTEKTALVKAADVALYAAKQDGRNNVKLAGRAQPAQPTFGAELYGRQD; encoded by the coding sequence GTGGCGGACGAGAAGCAAAAATTCCAGCGATTCATCACCTATCCGCTCGCGCTTGCGGGAGTGCGCTGGCTTGCAATCGTCCAAGCGCTCCTGTTGCCGATCTCGACGCCGCTGCCCGACCTCGCGTGGGTGTTTTTGCTCGTCTATGGCATTGCGGCAACGCTGCTTTCGTTGCCCGCCGGCAGCGAGATCGCCGACACTGCGGGAGTTCTCTCGCGCATCCGTTTCGCGGCGGTCATCCTGCTCGACATCGGCGCCGCTTCCGCGGTAGGCTGGTATTCCGGCTTCAGCGCCCTCGTTTTGATCGCCGCGCTCGACGCAGCGGCAGCACCGATGATCAATGCGATTGCGGCGCTCATCGCATCCGCCGTCGCGTATGGGTTGGCGGATGGCCTCTCGCACCCAGCCGCCGAGCTCGCTTCACAGATCGGTCTGGCGCTCACCTTCGGCGCCGTCGCCTATGGAGCCGCCGCGTACGGCCTTGTCGCAAGACGCCGCTCCGAACGTCAGATCCGCGCCATCAACCGCGTGCTTGAGGCCGGCTCCGATCTCGGCACGAAGCTCGCGCTGCCAGAAGTGCTCGCGCAGCTCGTCAACATGCTCAAGCAGTTCCAAGAATCGGTGCCGTGGCAAAACGTCGTGGTGTATATCGCGTCTTTCGATGCCGAGACGAAGGAAGACATCTTACGCGCGGAGGCACTCGCGGGACCGCACGCCGATTTCTATCGCGGGTCGAAATTACGGTTCGGCGAGGGCATCGTCGGATATTCAGCGATGGAACAACGGCCGCTGCTCGTGGCCGATCTCCAACGGGAGCCGCGCGAAAGCGGTCTGCCCAAACCGAAAGCCGCCCACGGCTGCATGGTGGTCCCGATCTTGAGCGAGACGCAGACCATCGGCTGCGTCGTCTTCACCGACAACCGCCCCAACGCGTTCACGTTCGAACAGCAGCGCCTCGTGGACCGGCTCATCCGGCTGGCTTCGGTCGGCATCCAAAACGCGCTCTTGCATAGCAAGACCGTTGAGCTTGCAGAGACCGACTCGATGACGGGATTGCTGACCAACCGCGCGTATCAAGAACGGCTCGAGGGAGAGTTCCGCAAGGCGCAGACCGCACGTCAGTCGCTGTCGCTGCTCATCATCGACGTCGATTTTTTCAAGCGCATCAACGATACGTACGGACATCCGCAGGGCGACGAGCTGCTCCGCCAACTTGGCGAAGTGCTGCGCCAGCACGCGCGCCGCGTGGACATCTGCTGCCGCTACGGCGGGGACGAGTTCACGATCGTGATGCCGGAGACCATCAAAGCCGAGGCGGCGATGGTGGCCGGCCGGATCCGCCAAGCGGTCGAAGAGAAGATGTTCGCGCTCGAGCAGAAGCTGGTCAATATCACCGTTTCTATCGGAGTCGCCGGCTATCCGCAAGATGTGACCGAGAAGACGGCTCTCGTCAAGGCAGCCGATGTCGCGTTGTACGCAGCAAAACAGGATGGCCGCAACAATGTCAAGCTTGCGGGTCGCGCCCAACCGGCCCAGCCTACATTCGGCGCCGAACTCTACGGCCGCCAAGACTAA
- the mutL gene encoding DNA mismatch repair endonuclease MutL codes for MQVFDPIRLLDEATIAQIAAGEVIERPVSVVKELVENSLDAGASVVSVELIDGGRTAISVSDDGRGMGADELVLALMRHATSKLTIADDLFAVRTLGFRGEGLASIAAAGRLEIVSRRRGDEVGARVEATGTTTTAPSAVAAPLGTKVTVRDLFALTPARREFLKSPRAEFARVAAYLSQLSLGWPAVGFHLRHDDRDVWALPAVADPVDRLESVFGRDARGALVAIDGDSGHAREKITGYISAPGRDRPHRNHQIFFVNGRLVRSSALGAAWLAANGSFGMTGRYPYGVIRVDLPPEDVDVNVHPTKAEVRFRFSAAVFDAVRAAVARSLRIIEPSRAAPSPILSALGLEEAGAADESSDGFLLPTTVEASRFDASPALESPPGRLRVFGQIDQTYIACSDGANLMLVDQHAAHERIAYEALLAGAGTADAGVPLLFATVVELDPDRAAALHEHQDELMAAGVDVEQFGDNAFRIRSLPAGYEKRRFDLAGVLDDLAADNAPREGPAHRTRLLATIACHSVVRAHEPLALQEQVALVERLRLCSDPHTCPHGRPTMLRLDAATLAKAFRRA; via the coding sequence ATGCAAGTTTTCGACCCGATTCGGCTGCTCGACGAAGCAACGATTGCGCAAATCGCCGCCGGCGAAGTCATCGAACGGCCGGTTTCAGTCGTCAAGGAGCTCGTGGAGAACAGCCTTGACGCCGGCGCGAGCGTCGTAAGCGTGGAATTGATCGACGGAGGCCGCACCGCGATCTCAGTCAGCGATGACGGCCGCGGCATGGGAGCCGACGAGCTCGTGCTCGCGCTCATGCGCCACGCGACCAGCAAACTAACTATAGCAGACGATCTCTTCGCGGTCCGCACGCTCGGTTTCCGCGGCGAAGGCCTCGCGAGCATCGCCGCCGCCGGCCGGCTGGAGATCGTATCGAGACGGCGCGGCGATGAGGTGGGAGCGCGCGTCGAAGCGACCGGAACGACGACGACCGCACCGTCAGCGGTCGCGGCGCCCCTCGGAACCAAAGTCACCGTGCGGGATCTCTTCGCGCTCACGCCGGCTCGACGCGAATTTCTCAAGAGCCCGCGCGCTGAATTCGCACGCGTGGCCGCATACTTGAGTCAGTTGTCGCTGGGATGGCCGGCCGTGGGGTTTCATTTGCGCCACGACGACCGAGACGTCTGGGCGCTTCCCGCTGTCGCCGATCCGGTCGACCGGTTGGAATCGGTGTTCGGCCGCGATGCACGCGGCGCACTCGTCGCGATCGATGGCGACTCGGGGCATGCGCGCGAAAAAATCACCGGCTATATCAGCGCGCCAGGCCGCGACCGGCCGCACCGCAACCATCAGATCTTTTTCGTAAACGGCCGGCTCGTTCGATCGAGCGCGCTTGGTGCTGCGTGGCTTGCCGCGAACGGGTCATTTGGCATGACCGGCCGGTACCCATACGGCGTCATCCGCGTCGACTTGCCACCCGAAGATGTCGACGTCAATGTCCACCCGACAAAAGCAGAAGTCCGTTTTCGCTTCAGCGCCGCCGTTTTCGATGCCGTTCGCGCCGCGGTCGCACGATCGCTGCGCATCATCGAGCCGTCACGCGCGGCGCCGTCGCCGATCCTTTCCGCACTCGGGCTCGAGGAAGCGGGTGCCGCGGACGAATCGAGCGACGGCTTTCTCTTGCCGACAACAGTCGAAGCGTCGCGATTTGACGCGAGTCCGGCGCTCGAATCGCCGCCGGGACGTCTTCGCGTGTTCGGCCAGATCGATCAGACGTACATCGCCTGCAGCGACGGCGCGAACCTCATGCTCGTCGACCAGCACGCCGCACACGAGCGCATTGCATACGAAGCGCTGCTCGCCGGTGCCGGCACCGCCGATGCCGGCGTCCCGCTCCTTTTCGCAACGGTCGTCGAACTCGATCCGGATCGGGCTGCGGCGTTGCACGAACATCAAGACGAGTTGATGGCGGCCGGCGTCGACGTCGAGCAATTCGGCGACAACGCATTTCGCATCAGGTCGCTGCCGGCGGGATACGAGAAGCGGCGCTTCGATCTGGCGGGCGTGCTCGACGATCTTGCCGCCGACAATGCGCCACGTGAAGGTCCGGCTCATCGAACGCGGCTGCTTGCGACGATCGCGTGCCACTCGGTGGTGCGCGCTCACGAACCGCTGGCGCTGCAAGAGCAGGTCGCGCTCGTGGAACGGCTGCGTTTGTGCAGCGACCCACACACTTGTCCGCACGGACGGCCGACGATGCTTCGCCTCGACGCAGCGACGCTTGCAAAGGCCTTCAGGCGCGCGTGA
- the mutS gene encoding DNA mismatch repair protein MutS yields MGSSGYGGVTSSLREFAASPLIAQYLALKDQYPEALLLARVGDFYEAYGDDAEDLARSLHIICTSKEAGKAGRVAMAGVPYHSVDSYLARLMRQRRVVAIAEQMEAPDGKTLVRREIVRVLTPGTVLEDQFLAAEQENYLCAVSRAGGMTAIAYADVSTATAALTVVDDDDGLAAELGRIAPSEVVVADDREALNVTPLVGPNCRVAAFGEAAESQAAQSLADRHAQSIKAFSLDERPAAAAALDLLRRYLNRLHLDGDAIAESVGARASSAIGTLVLDPSTRRHLDIVAASGDNAKASLLGVLARTKTAMGSRLLSRRLCAPSVDIAEIRARHDRVEALAARVSTRLELQHKLASIGDVERIVQKVRARRAGPRDASALRASVVAMGGLIEVLASERDDRIRAFSELISAGGAPATLAEFLSVALVEDVPPTIVDGGVIRPDHNASLRETVELRTRSRDHILALEERARVQAGIKSLKIKYTQAFGYYYEVSRLHSERIPAHFQRRQSLVNAERFTDPELKALEADILGAKSRQVALEREEFDAVLARIDSCAGALLEAARAIAQLDVHCSLAQVAGERRYVRPEMMDERVYEVEGGRHPIVEAVGGVDFVPNDCRMDENKRFLFITGPNMGGKSTYLRQTALLSILAQAGSFVPATVARLGIVDRLFTRIGAGDDIASGRSTFYVEMAEMAVILRRCTPRSLLLIDEVGRGTGTTDGLAIAQSIGEYLLGLGDAMPMVLFATHFHELVGLAAAYPLVENLHVLVAEGRGGPVFSHRVLHGASSRSYGIAVANMAGLPEEVVRRARELADALESRPAPPAASPRVTRAVDSGRAQLRLDIT; encoded by the coding sequence GTGGGGTCTAGCGGGTACGGCGGTGTGACCTCGTCGTTGCGCGAGTTCGCGGCCTCGCCGCTCATCGCGCAGTACCTCGCGCTCAAAGATCAATATCCCGAGGCGCTGCTCTTAGCTCGTGTCGGCGATTTCTACGAAGCGTACGGCGACGACGCCGAAGACCTCGCGCGATCGCTGCACATCATCTGCACGTCCAAAGAAGCGGGCAAGGCCGGGCGCGTCGCGATGGCCGGCGTGCCGTATCACAGCGTCGACTCCTACCTAGCCCGTCTCATGCGGCAACGACGCGTCGTCGCGATCGCCGAACAGATGGAAGCGCCGGACGGCAAGACGCTCGTGCGCCGCGAGATCGTCCGCGTCTTGACGCCCGGCACCGTGCTGGAAGATCAATTCCTCGCCGCCGAACAGGAGAACTATCTGTGCGCGGTCTCGCGCGCCGGCGGGATGACCGCGATCGCCTACGCGGACGTGTCCACCGCGACGGCGGCGCTGACCGTCGTGGACGACGACGACGGACTCGCAGCCGAACTTGGCCGCATCGCGCCGAGCGAAGTCGTCGTCGCCGACGATCGCGAGGCGCTGAACGTGACGCCTCTCGTCGGGCCGAATTGCAGGGTCGCCGCATTCGGCGAAGCTGCAGAATCGCAGGCAGCGCAGTCTCTCGCAGACAGACACGCGCAGTCGATTAAGGCATTTTCACTCGACGAGCGGCCCGCCGCGGCGGCAGCGCTCGACCTCTTGCGCCGTTACCTGAACAGGCTGCACCTCGACGGCGACGCCATCGCCGAAAGCGTCGGAGCGCGCGCATCTTCGGCCATTGGAACACTCGTGCTCGACCCGTCGACGCGGCGCCATCTCGATATCGTCGCAGCATCGGGCGATAACGCAAAGGCGTCGTTGCTCGGTGTGCTCGCGCGCACCAAGACCGCGATGGGCTCGCGTCTTCTCTCCCGCCGGTTGTGCGCACCGTCGGTGGATATCGCAGAGATCCGCGCCCGTCACGATCGGGTGGAAGCGCTCGCCGCTCGCGTCTCCACGCGGCTGGAGCTGCAGCACAAGCTCGCGAGCATCGGCGATGTCGAGCGGATAGTACAGAAAGTGCGCGCGCGACGTGCCGGGCCGCGCGACGCGAGCGCGTTGCGGGCTTCGGTCGTCGCGATGGGCGGTTTGATCGAAGTCTTGGCGTCCGAGCGAGACGATCGCATTCGGGCCTTCTCGGAACTGATCTCAGCCGGTGGCGCACCGGCGACGCTTGCAGAATTTCTAAGCGTCGCGCTCGTCGAGGATGTGCCGCCGACGATCGTTGACGGCGGCGTGATCCGGCCGGATCACAACGCTAGTCTGCGTGAGACCGTGGAACTGCGAACGCGGAGCCGCGATCACATCCTCGCGCTTGAGGAACGGGCGCGAGTGCAGGCCGGCATCAAGTCGCTTAAGATCAAATACACGCAAGCGTTCGGCTACTACTACGAAGTGTCACGCCTGCACTCGGAGCGCATTCCCGCGCATTTCCAACGGCGGCAAAGTCTCGTCAATGCGGAGCGTTTCACCGACCCTGAGCTCAAAGCGCTGGAAGCCGACATCCTCGGCGCCAAATCACGCCAGGTCGCGCTCGAGCGCGAGGAATTCGACGCGGTGCTCGCGCGCATCGACTCGTGTGCCGGCGCGCTCTTGGAGGCCGCCCGGGCGATCGCGCAACTCGATGTCCACTGTTCGCTCGCTCAAGTCGCCGGAGAGCGCCGCTACGTGCGGCCGGAAATGATGGACGAGCGCGTCTATGAAGTCGAGGGCGGCCGCCACCCCATCGTCGAGGCCGTCGGCGGCGTTGATTTCGTGCCGAACGATTGCCGCATGGACGAGAACAAGCGTTTCCTCTTCATAACCGGACCGAACATGGGTGGAAAATCGACCTACCTCCGTCAGACCGCGCTGCTCTCGATATTGGCTCAAGCCGGATCGTTCGTGCCGGCGACGGTGGCCCGGCTCGGCATCGTCGACCGGCTGTTCACGCGCATCGGCGCCGGCGATGACATCGCCTCAGGAAGATCGACGTTCTACGTCGAGATGGCAGAAATGGCGGTGATCCTGCGACGGTGCACGCCACGGAGTCTGCTGCTGATCGATGAGGTCGGGCGCGGCACCGGCACCACCGACGGACTTGCCATTGCCCAGTCGATCGGTGAGTATTTGCTGGGTTTGGGCGACGCGATGCCAATGGTGTTATTCGCAACACACTTCCACGAACTGGTTGGTCTAGCCGCCGCGTATCCGCTTGTGGAGAATCTCCACGTTTTAGTGGCCGAGGGCCGCGGCGGGCCAGTCTTCTCCCACAGGGTCCTTCACGGCGCCAGCAGCCGGTCCTATGGAATCGCTGTGGCGAACATGGCAGGGCTGCCTGAGGAGGTCGTGCGACGCGCACGCGAACTAGCCGATGCCTTAGAGAGTAGGCCTGCGCCTCCGGCGGCTTCCCCGCGCGTCACGCGAGCGGTGGACTCGGGGAGGGCGCAGCTCCGTTTGGACATCACCTGA
- a CDS encoding ABC transporter ATP-binding protein translates to MTEPIAIAVDGLSKRFGDVTALDNFSIAVPKGSIFGVLGTNGAGKTTAFKCMLGLARADAGTTLFEGSPLTPALFERMTYVHERPALYSDPRVSDHLEWTRRTYARYDAPRAAKLLDLFGLTPKKRVKTLSKGQQSALALTLAFVTRPDILILDEPASGLDPVNQRNVLDLLIGEAAGGATIVFSSHAIGQVERAADRVAILHRGKKMLDGEVDLLKADEKVVEATFENDAPSVNGLARDPSVRRIVRAGRLLRAFVRGNSDEVARHIAALEPKSLRVLDQNLEDIFLNAVAASDGETAAAAADLES, encoded by the coding sequence ATGACGGAACCAATAGCGATTGCCGTCGACGGGCTGAGCAAGCGTTTCGGCGACGTCACCGCACTCGATAATTTCTCGATAGCAGTCCCGAAGGGATCCATCTTCGGCGTGCTCGGCACCAACGGCGCCGGCAAGACCACGGCGTTCAAATGTATGTTGGGACTGGCGCGAGCCGACGCGGGTACCACGCTTTTCGAAGGCTCGCCGCTCACCCCGGCATTGTTCGAACGCATGACGTACGTGCACGAACGGCCGGCGCTCTACAGCGACCCGCGCGTCTCCGATCATCTCGAATGGACGCGACGCACGTATGCTCGATACGATGCCCCGCGCGCCGCAAAGCTGCTCGACCTCTTCGGTCTCACGCCCAAGAAGCGCGTGAAGACCCTTTCGAAAGGCCAGCAGTCGGCCCTCGCTTTGACCCTCGCGTTTGTCACGCGGCCCGACATCTTGATCCTCGACGAACCTGCAAGCGGGCTCGATCCCGTGAACCAACGTAATGTGCTCGATTTGCTGATCGGCGAGGCCGCCGGCGGCGCAACCATCGTTTTCTCCTCGCACGCAATCGGGCAGGTGGAACGGGCGGCAGACCGCGTCGCAATCCTGCACCGCGGCAAGAAGATGCTCGACGGCGAAGTCGATCTTCTCAAGGCCGATGAGAAAGTGGTCGAGGCGACCTTTGAAAACGACGCTCCTTCCGTAAACGGCCTGGCGAGGGATCCGTCGGTGCGCCGCATCGTGCGCGCCGGCCGGCTGCTGCGCGCGTTCGTACGCGGGAACAGCGACGAGGTCGCAAGACACATCGCGGCGCTCGAGCCCAAGAGCTTGCGTGTGCTCGACCAAAATTTGGAAGATATCTTCTTGAACGCCGTCGCTGCGAGCGACGGCGAAACCGCCGCCGCCGCGGCCGACTTGGAGAGCTAA